A stretch of DNA from Salmo trutta chromosome 12, fSalTru1.1, whole genome shotgun sequence:
GCCTATAGATCTTAAACGGAAAACGCACACATTGCGACTGTATAGAAGCTATGATACAAGATTTGCTGACGTGCTTGCATTTGTGATGCAAGTCAAGGGGACCTTGAAGAATGCTATGAAATTAAATGATTTTTCATGGATAACACAGATCAATACCAGACGAGGACACAGAGATTCAAATGGAATCTAATGGGCTGTTTTGGAAGATACACGGCCATTTGTTTATGCCCCAACTAATCAACTAGCTGCGCAGACAAATACATGTACGGTGTATCTTGACTTATTATCCACAGGGATGTATCCGAGGTAAGGTTCTCAGACTGAGGGCTTTGAAAATCTAGGCTGTAGAATCTAGAATCTATATAGTTCAGGCGAATTCGTTTTTACAATCATTTACATTACACATATAAACATTACATCACAAAATGGACTTAGACAAAATGCCTTTGAACAAAGCTCATGGAGCAACATGGAAGCAACCCATGGGCAATGCATAATAATTCAGCAGCATAAGGTTTCGCTATTGCATCTCCATACTAACGTTATATAGATGGGTTTTTAAAAATCGCTGTCCATGATGCTGAAATGCTCAGCCTCAACACATGTACAGCACACAAAAACGGTACACAGTGCGCATGCCCAGGATCACAGTGCGCATGCCCAGCCCAGGTGTTGGATAGCAACTGTTTCACAGTGTTTCAGTAAACTAGTACTTTATTGTGTCGTTTAAGAATATCAGTTAACATGGCAGATCCAAGAATACGACAGATTAAAATCAAGACTGGCGTTGTTAAGCGGTAAGTGCAGTTTTTAAGTAATACAATCTTAAAAGATAacaggctagctagttagcttgctaactGACTAACATGCTACACCCACAAGGCCGCGGATACCTACGGGTCGAGACAGAAGTCAGGCTGTGCGTCGAGAACACTTCGCCGCTATAGATTTAACTATACACCGGTGCTTTAGGGAGGTGCATGCATTGTCAATCAAAAGAAGGCAGTGGCAAGGACATAAGAACCTGTACTTCATAACATATTTAAATATACATTGTATGTTGTTGAATGACATTTTCGTCTTTTTATACAATGTTTTAACCATTAATAGTAAGTACGCGTGTCACGTTAGCAAGTCATCCCTGTTGTGTTGCCTATAACGGTAAGCGGCTAGCATACAGGCTAGCATGCAACATACGTTTGCATTCTCTTCTCGACAATTATTAAGGATGCAAATCTGATGTTATGACAACCCCTCATGTACTGTTGtcctactttttattttatttttatgtttcttATTATTTTCTATGTAAATCTTGCTCAGGCCTCGTTGtgaataaaacaacaaaaaaatctacttTGGCATTCTCTTGGAAGGTGCGCAATACGCAGTTTTCTCTTGTCATCTCTGTCCAAGGTGCGAGCAATGCACTCATCAGAGCCAATAGACCAGGCTTTGCTAGCTAACTTTTCAAGTGAATGTAGGCTAAAGGCCTATTTATGGTCAGTGACTGTGCAGTTGTAAACATACGCCTAAATGCAGGAATTTGATGCACTGCAGCTGATTTTCTGCAAGCTCATTCTCATCTGAGCCAGgttctttttttgttgacaagGCAATCAGTTTTAGCTTAGAGCTGCACAATTAGGCCCTGGCTGCAAATGACTGATGTTTTCCCTGACAGGGCATTCCGTTGCTACAGTCCAACATCTGACCACaatctgttatttattttattgaacacACAAAAGTAGCCACGATTAGATCTAATTCACTAATCATACCAATAATTACAGTGTCCCCTTTTTTTCTGATGCAGCCTAATCTTTTATCTGAAGGACAGAGCAAGAATGTCATATTTTAATACATGTTCTCCTGAAAGCTATTCAAGAGCTTCTATTCATCGAGAGATTCCATCACGACACTGGACATCCTCCATATATATATCCATAAATAGAATAGTTGGCCTAAGCAtggagagtttttttttttttttttttttgctctctccctctctcatcaccTCCAGGTTCGCTCCCTCCGTGGCCCTTTGTGTAAATGTGCTATCGATTGTGTTTTGATTAGGGTCACATTACTAACGGGCTCCCTGATGATTGTGGGTAATGGCGCTGGCGGCTGAGACTTCTCCCTCAGAGGGTGACGTCACAGAGAGGGTGTCTGATGCAGTGGAGAAACTGTAGGCCCGCCGTTGTAATGAGAGGTGGTGCTTTATCAAGTTGGTTCAAACGCATCTCCATTCTAGAATGGCTTCATTTCCATTCTAAAACGTCTCTATTCTCATTCCTTCCCATGCGGCCCCATTCGGAATAGGTTGACTTCATCGTCGGCTGTCCTAGGAATGGAATATTTCACTGAGGCAAATTAAGTAAGGAGAGATCCATTACCCGTTCAGCACCTGTGGCCTGTAGCATGACCTTGGTATTGGAACCTGCAGCCTCTGTTCAAGGTCAGGTGGAACAGACTGCcttttctctctttttgtctgtTTCTCGTGTAATTCTGTACCCGACTATGTCCTtctgtctttccctctttctctcatgtccccctccctctctttcattctcactctctctttctccccctctctcattcctcaTGTGTTATTAAAAGCCTAGCAGCTCCCTGTCTGCTCTCTCCCAGTAAGGCCTGTTCCATTGGCTTTGTGGCGTTGTACATTCCAGTCAGTGCCTCCTCTCTGTCCTAGCGAGGCGGATGCCCTTAATAAAATGACAACAGTAATTTGGCTTTGTCATTCGGGCCTTGGCATAGGGCTAGGCCGGTGCTCAAAAATGCAGTGCtgccggaggaggaggaggaggaggcggccgAATGTGTGTCGGAGCTCTAATTCCCTTTTTTTCCTTATTTTCCAGAGAGATGCCTTTTCCATTATGTCCAGGGTGGCAGGTCTATTTAAAACCAGCCACGACGAccccacccctcacacacacacacacacacacacacacacacacacacacacacacacacacacacacacacacacacacacacacacacacacacacacacagccagcgtTTCCAAGACCCTGCCGGAGAGAAATAAGAAATGAACATCGGGACTggatgagaggaagaggaggattgaAGGGGTGGGGGTGGACATTTAGTTATTAGACTGTCCTTCAGTTTTATTCAAATCATTTCATTCCCCCTTTcttttccttcctctcttcccctctctcttgttgCTGCCTTCTTTCCCTCTAAATAACCTCAGAGGTGACGTCCTTACCGTGTAAAGCcggagcgagaggagaggaaaagaggagaggaggagcgctCCTCTGCTGTTCGTTGTTGCATATGCCGCCCGTTTAAACAGCGTCTTGATGGAAACGTATTAAAATGAGCGGTAATTGACATAAAATATGACAGAGTGCCGTTGGCTTCCTCGGCTAAGCAAGGCGCCACGGGCAACACTGAGGGAGAGGGTGTTTCTGGGTAATGTGCCTGATTAATGAAGGATCACTCACACACACGAACCAACGCACACAGCTGATTTTATGAAAAATGAATTCGTCGTCGTCATCCCGACAAGCAAAGCTGCAGCCGGAAAAAGACTATTAGTCAGGAATCATTATCAATAGTGATATTTTCAAACTCCATTATGCCAATCAGGATCTGAATTTATTTAATAGATTTAGTTCCATTTGGCCCGTAATTGATAAATAATCAAAATGTATCAATGTACTCAAACCCATTTTCACTAACAATCAAGGAAAAGTGGTCCATTTACCACATGACTTGGTCCAAATTAGGGACTAAATTGATGATCAATTAATCGTAGAAAGGGCCAGTAGAGTGTGTGTCCTGCCAGAAGTGGCAGTTAAATGGAGAGCGTGGTGATCAGGCAGAGGAGGAAGGCAAGGCGCTGTACTGTAGTAGATCCACAGATAACCAACACACAGATGGCATTGTTACATTACACCAACGCTGTACACATCTGGAAACAACGGGACAAATTGATCAGgactatttttgttgttgtttgttttaccATTACTTTACCTGGTGGTAAGTTGAATGAGAACTCCTCCTCATTCCTCTTTGACATCTTGGGGCCTGAGTTTGTACAGCTTTTGTGTTTTAGGTGTTTGTGTTTTTTCTGTGTTGTTTTCAACGTCATCGCGCtaatgttgatttaaaaaaataaaactgtccacccacaccagacgtgatcaagacacgcaggttgaaacatcaaaacaaactctgaaccaactgtATTAATCTGGGGACAGgacgaaaagcattaaacattcatggcaatttatctagctagcttgctgttgctggctaatttgtcctgggatataaacattgggttgttattttaccagaAATGCACAAgatcctctactccgacaattaatccacagataaaacggtaaacCGGGTTTGTTTGTTGTAatctctgctccttcagggttcttcttctttggactttatatgggggttggcaaccaactttgaggtgcattaccaccaccaactggactggagtgtggacctcagttcatctttcaatgtcccacgtgggtatatgctcctaaaaaccaatgaggagatgggagaaacgGGACGTGTAGCACGTCAAGCATCACAAAtcgaaccaagttctattttagcacctggctaCGCGGACGCTCGTTGACGAGCGCGAGCCTTGTGGTCAGaatgttattgagcatttctccattgccaagataatccatccacctgacaggtgtggaatatcaagaagctgattaaacagcatgatcattacacaggtgcaccttgtgatggggacaataaaaggataCTATAAAatgtttttagagaatttggcactacgtccaaccagcctcacaaccgcagaccatgtgttaccatcatctgagaccagtcacctagacagctgatgaaactgaggagtatttctgtctgtaataaagcccttttgtgtgggggggggactcattctgattggctggacctggctccccagtgtgtTGATTTGTTTTTGTATGTTTGTAACTACGCTGTGCTGTGTCTTGTCTGTTATTATCTCCCCAGGCTGGTGAAGGAGAAGGTCATGTACGTCAAGGAGACCAGGCAGCAGGAGGAGAAGATTGAACGACTGAAAGCAGAGGCCTGCGACGAAGAGGCCGACTCAGAGGCCAAGTATGTCATCAAGAAACAGGTCGGTGACAACTCAGCAGAATAAATAGCCTACATGAAGTTGTAAAAACATGCtttacataggcctacacatacaaacactttacattaagttgtaaaaacatgctttacataggcctacacatgcaaacactttacattaagttgtaaaaacatgctttacataggcctacacatacaaacactttacattaagttgtaaaaacatgctttacataggcctacacatacaaacactttacattaagttgtaaAAACATGCTTTACAT
This window harbors:
- the LOC115203935 gene encoding tubulin-specific chaperone A yields the protein MADPRIRQIKIKTGVVKRLVKEKVMYVKETRQQEEKIERLKAEACDEEADSEAKYVIKKQLEVLQESKMMIPDCHRRLTIAHADLSQILETEEDLAEAEEYKEARTVLDSVKLEG